The Terriglobales bacterium genome contains the following window.
GCCATTTTCGCCACGAGGCGCATACAGAATTGTTCCGCGTACCTCGCCCTCGAAAGTTTGCAGAATCCTTCCGTCTCGTGCAGCGGCGAGCGCGCAGACAAAACGTCCGGCCCGCTTTTCCTGCAGTACTTTGGCCAGTTCACGCAGGAGCCGCCGATTGTTGGCCTCGTCGATGGAATGGGAAAAGGAAGCGTAGGCAGTTTTGAATTCTTCGGAGTCATCGGCTGCATAGCGGGCCGAGCGCACGCCAGGGGCGTTGTCTAAGGCCACAACTTCCAATCCGGAATCATCGGCGAGCACAATTGCCCCGGGTGCGTAACCGCTGTAGAAGCCGGCTTTTTTGCAGGCATTGGCCTCAAAGGTTTCGCCGTCTTCCTCGATTGAGGGAAGAGCGGAAAAACCGGGCAGCAATTCGAGAGCAATAGCGTCGATTCCGGCGGTTACTCCGGCGAAATCCCGCAATTTGCCTGCATTGGAAGTAGCAATGAAGACTTTCTCGGGCAGCATTCCTTATCGTCGACTATCGGAAGCGTAGAAAATAGCGGAATCTTTCAATCCCTAGTAGCGATCGTGTCCGCCGCGACCGCGGCCACCACCGCCGTGACGGCCTCCGCGACCCCCGCCACCACCACCACCACGCCCGCCGTAGCCACCACCGCCACCGCCGCCAGCGCGTTCCACTTTGGGGCGGGCTTCATTCACATTCAAGTTTCGTCCGCCTAGACTGGTGCCGTTCAGCGCCGCAATTGCTTTCTCGCCTTCGGCATCGTTCTGCATCTCAACAAATGCAAAACCGCGCGGCTGGCCTGTAGCCCGATCACGCACCAAAGTTACTTTGTCCACAGCGCCGAATTGCTCAAAGGCTGCTCGTAATTGCTCTTCTGTTGTAGCAAAATCCAGGTTACCAACGTAGATGTTTTTCACTCAAATGTCCTTTCGAGTCCGACCATCTTAACAGTTTTACAGAATTGCGCACTTTTTTTTTCAAAAAACCTAGTCCCATAATACGCTCTCTGGGCTGTCGTCATAACACGCACCGGCTAAAGCCGCTAATCATACATGAACTCATTCGGCACGCATAAAAGAGGTTGCGGAAAAAGTCTTTTCTATGACGCCAGTAAACTCGTGCCCTGATACACGTTTTCACACACCAGGACTTTTTCCGCAGTCTCTAAAATCCGTGCCCTGACAACGCGCTTTCGCGCGCCTGTATTGCCTGTGCCAGTTGCCAACCGGTCTAGACTCCGTGATTACTTTGACGCGAATCTAAGGCTTAAGTTTGCCACGGGCTTAGGTTTGCCGCGCGGTCCAGTACGGAAAGCGATACCTTATCAGCACCGAAATAAAATTTAAGGCACAATATTTCATGCTCAATTGGATCGTAGTTGGAGTAGGAGACATCACAAGAAAGCGTGTGATTCCGGCAATTCAGGCCGAAGCTCGAAGTCATCTCCATGGAGTCGTCACGCGAGACCCGGCGAAAGCTACGCCTTTTGCTGCGCAGGTGTGGACATCGCTGACCGAGGCCTTGCGTGATCCTGACGTACAAGCGGTTTATGTGGCCTCCCCTGTTTTCTTGCACGCGCAGCAGACCATCGAATCGCTGCGGGCAGGGAAGCACGTCGTATGCGAAAAGCCCATGGCGATGAACGAAGCCGAAGCGCGTTCGATGGTGCGCGCGGCGGAGGAAAGCAGAAAGACGCTGGGCATTGCTTATTACCGCAGGACATATCCGAAGGTGCAGCGCGCCAAAAAACTGCTCGAGGCCGGTGTGATAGGAAAGCCGGTGATCGCTGAACTAACCTGCCATGCCTGGTTTGACGGGCAAGGCCCCAGAAGCTGGCTGGTGGACCCGGCGAAGTCGGGCGGAGGCCCGCTGTACGACATTGCCTCTCACCGCATAGACGTCCTGAATTTCTTTTTTGGCCAGCCCTTGCGCGTGAGCGGACATCTTTCCAATGCCGTTCACAATTACGCGGTGGAAGACAATGCGACGGTGATGATTGATTATGAAGGCGGTGTGCGTGGTTTAGTGGACGTCCGCTGGCACTCCAAAATTGACCGCGACGAATGTCGCATTCGGGGAACCGAGGGAGAGATTAACCTTGATCCGTTGAATGGACCGGAACTGATTTATCCCGGCGGACGTGAGCACCTGCCTACGCACCAGAATTTACATTTTCCCATGGTGGAAAATTTCGTAGATTCCGTGCTGGATGGTGCGCCTCTGCTGGCCAGTGGTGAGTCATCTATTTGGACGGATTGGGTGACAGAGAGAGCGCGGCGGCAACCATGCTGAGAGACTTTTTGGTGGTACCATTCTGGCCCCAAAAGGCTGACTTCCTCGCAATTATGATTCATCATTGTCCTGGGCATTCGAGAATGCCGGGGACTTCGTGTGCCCTCAGCTCCTTGACAACTCATTAACCATTGTTGTGGTTTCTATTCCGTGATCCCTGTTTGCATCTTGTCATCCTGAAAGGATCTTGTGTTTTCTTGCCGGCTGATACTGTTCTTGGGTCCAGAAAAACTAAATCGCGCTGTTTACATCTATGACAATAGTCAAGACCACTTAGCTGGTCCTCAACCTCGGAGCGATTTTCCTCAATAATGACGGGGTTCCTGTGGCTCTCGGAGGCACTTTACCCACTACCAGCAAGTCCCCCCATCTCCATCACCTGGCCAGGCGAGCGAGGGTAACTGGCAAGGCAACAGCAGCCGCTTCTTTGCCGAGACTGGCCTCGAGACCCACAGCTAAATTCCAACGACTTGGGTTTTCGAGGCGACTTCCGCCTGATACTCCAATTCGCGCCGAAGCCAGATGGCGTAGCCCAATGTGGGAACGTCATGATGCCAGGCCGGTAGCACGAAAGACATGGTGAATCCCTCCAGATTGCACAGGATGCCCCAGGCAATCGCTATATTCAGCAACTTGTCCCAACCGAATCCAAGCAAAGCGATCATGGCTGTGGCCAGCAGAAGGCCCCAGATTTTGGAAAGGATGGAATGATAGCTGGCGAGACGGTGAAACTTCAGGAGAGAGAACAGGTGCTGCGCGATCTCAACCGCCACAAGCACGACCAAGAGAGGCCAGGCGTGGCGCACGGTTGCCGGATAGCGCAGCAAAACCACCAGGATAACGCCGGCATAGAAAATTGTGTCGGCGATGGTGTCGCAGCGGCGCAACAGGCCTGTAACAACATGCCAACGGCGGGCCAGGACGCCATCAAAAATATCGGAGAGCAGGGCGAGAACGATGCAAGCGGCAAGCAGCAATCCGCTCTGCCAGGCGAGGCTGATCAAAACGATTCCCGGCCCAAGCATGGCACGGAAGATAGTCATTGCCCAGGGCAGCTTATGTTTCCAATGATCTTGTAAGTTCATAAAGAGAAATCCTTTCATCAGGTGATTTCGGACTAGAAGCGGCAGTACGATCCTGCGGTAGCTGCCAGGAGCAAAAAGGCGCCACGCCAGAGCGGTTAAACTTACGATCTTGACCACTGGGTTCCTCCACCAGTCATTGATTCATTGACGCGGACTCATTGACGCGAGTTGAGCATAGCCAGGGTCAGGTTGCCGCTCAAGCGACAAGGCACGGCAAAGCCGGGTTGCCGTTGAATGTCGTGGGGTAGAATTAAGGCGGCCCAAAAACAATGGTGAGGTTTTTCAAAACCCAAAACCGTTGCCGAACCAGGGTTAGCCCCACACATTTGCCTGCACGATGACAATGACTACCACCAGCAATCCTGCCGATCGCCTGGACTCATGGAAAGAGATCGCCGTCTATTTGCGCCGGGATGTTCGCACGGTGCAGCGTTGGGAAAAGCGAGAGGGCCTGCCGGTTTATCGGCATCAGCATGACAAGCTGGGTTCCGTGTTTGCCTATCGCTCTGAAGTCGCTGCCTGGTTCAAGGGCCGTCAACAACTGGGGACCACACAAGACACCGGCAAGATCAAATTAGCCGTGCTGCCTTTTGCAAACCTCAACGCCGGCGCCGAGGGAGATTATTTCAGCGATGGATTAACCGAGGAGATGATTACTCAGATCACCCGGTTGCAGCCCGGACGCCTGGCCGTGATCGCCCACGATACCGCCATGCACTACAAAGCCAGCAGCAAACCCCTGGAGCAGATGAAACAAGACTTAGGGGTTGATTACGTGCTGGTGGGAAAAGTCCGGCGAGCAGATCAGCGGGTACGCATTACGGCGCAGCTCGTCGAAGTGGAAGACCAGACGCAACTATGGGCAGAAACGTATGATCGAGATTTGAGTGACATTCTGGCTCTGCAGGCGGACATTGCACAGGCGATATCCGCGGAAATTCATCTGGTGTTGAACCGCTCTGAAAGCACGCGTCTTACGGAACTGCAGCGCGGGCAAGGGCGGGTGCATCCGGCAGCCTATGAAACTTATTTAAAGGCCAGATATCACCTGCATGAGATGCTTCCAGCTTCGATTAAGAAAAGCATTGAGTACTTTGAACACGCAGTTCAACAGGACCCAAAGTATGCGCCAGCACACTCAGGGCTGGCGAGCGCTTACGCGCTTGTGGCCATAGCTCCGTTTGACGTGGTGCCTCCGCACCAGGCCATGCCCAAGGCGGAAGCGGCTGCCAGGAAGTCGCTGGAACTGGATGAGTCCCTGCCGGAAGCG
Protein-coding sequences here:
- a CDS encoding FlgO family outer membrane protein encodes the protein MTTTSNPADRLDSWKEIAVYLRRDVRTVQRWEKREGLPVYRHQHDKLGSVFAYRSEVAAWFKGRQQLGTTQDTGKIKLAVLPFANLNAGAEGDYFSDGLTEEMITQITRLQPGRLAVIAHDTAMHYKASSKPLEQMKQDLGVDYVLVGKVRRADQRVRITAQLVEVEDQTQLWAETYDRDLSDILALQADIAQAISAEIHLVLNRSESTRLTELQRGQGRVHPAAYETYLKARYHLHEMLPASIKKSIEYFEHAVQQDPKYAPAHSGLASAYALVAIAPFDVVPPHQAMPKAEAAARKSLELDESLPEAHTALALVHHHYHWKWAEAETGYRRAIELNPDYAAAHLWYSWLLLALGRNEEAVQEIERTLTIVQETDPRRMVAVHATRAGAYYLARQYKQAVQEAEKGLELNPNHFMLHYVMGRAYALMDMNAKAIAQLKPKGTAAGEIPLLDAALGLAYAVDGQPEQTLKALEALKALAKKRYVPSTYFGMLYGGLGDRKQSLEWLEKAYEERADGLLWLNVDPMLDAVRLLPQFKDLISRIGLVRKN
- the rdgB gene encoding RdgB/HAM1 family non-canonical purine NTP pyrophosphatase; translated protein: MLPEKVFIATSNAGKLRDFAGVTAGIDAIALELLPGFSALPSIEEDGETFEANACKKAGFYSGYAPGAIVLADDSGLEVVALDNAPGVRSARYAADDSEEFKTAYASFSHSIDEANNRRLLRELAKVLQEKRAGRFVCALAAARDGRILQTFEGEVRGTILYAPRGENGFGYDPLFYLPELGKTTAELTAIEKAKVSHRGQAFRKFLEWYKNQR
- a CDS encoding CDP-alcohol phosphatidyltransferase family protein, with amino-acid sequence MNLQDHWKHKLPWAMTIFRAMLGPGIVLISLAWQSGLLLAACIVLALLSDIFDGVLARRWHVVTGLLRRCDTIADTIFYAGVILVVLLRYPATVRHAWPLLVVLVAVEIAQHLFSLLKFHRLASYHSILSKIWGLLLATAMIALLGFGWDKLLNIAIAWGILCNLEGFTMSFVLPAWHHDVPTLGYAIWLRRELEYQAEVASKTQVVGI
- a CDS encoding Gfo/Idh/MocA family oxidoreductase, coding for MLNWIVVGVGDITRKRVIPAIQAEARSHLHGVVTRDPAKATPFAAQVWTSLTEALRDPDVQAVYVASPVFLHAQQTIESLRAGKHVVCEKPMAMNEAEARSMVRAAEESRKTLGIAYYRRTYPKVQRAKKLLEAGVIGKPVIAELTCHAWFDGQGPRSWLVDPAKSGGGPLYDIASHRIDVLNFFFGQPLRVSGHLSNAVHNYAVEDNATVMIDYEGGVRGLVDVRWHSKIDRDECRIRGTEGEINLDPLNGPELIYPGGREHLPTHQNLHFPMVENFVDSVLDGAPLLASGESSIWTDWVTERARRQPC